Proteins from one Panulirus ornatus isolate Po-2019 chromosome 28, ASM3632096v1, whole genome shotgun sequence genomic window:
- the LOC139757858 gene encoding uncharacterized protein isoform X2, which produces MRPFTVVLLAMLATVVPAAGHPRPLLDFDADDHYHEQEGQAGTAITGSYGWTSPEGYHFLVRYVADKDGYRVLESNAVPVNADGVYADGNHGSFTSLEQDE; this is translated from the exons ATGAGGCCGTTCACG GTTGTTCTGCTGGCCATGCTGGCTACGGTGGTTCCAGCGGCTGGCCACCCACGACCACTCCTGGACTTCGACGCCGACGACCACTACCACGAGCAGGAGGGCCAGGCAGGCACGGCCATCACGGGCTCCTACGG GTGGACTTCGCCTGAGGGTTACCACTTCCTAGTACGGTACGTGGCCGATAAAGACGGCTACCGTGTCCTCGAGTCTAACGCTGTACCTGTCAACGCCGACGGTGTCTACGCCGACGGCAACCATGGCTCCTTCACCTCCCTCGAACAAGACGAATGA
- the LOC139757858 gene encoding uncharacterized protein isoform X1, with translation MNSNQSWVSVGVWRCVSRLTPLLLLLAEVVLLAMLATVVPAAGHPRPLLDFDADDHYHEQEGQAGTAITGSYGWTSPEGYHFLVRYVADKDGYRVLESNAVPVNADGVYADGNHGSFTSLEQDE, from the exons ATGAACTCGAACCAGTCATGGGTGTCAGTCGGGGTCTGGCGGTGTGTGTCGAGGTTAacaccgctgctgctcctgctggctgaG GTTGTTCTGCTGGCCATGCTGGCTACGGTGGTTCCAGCGGCTGGCCACCCACGACCACTCCTGGACTTCGACGCCGACGACCACTACCACGAGCAGGAGGGCCAGGCAGGCACGGCCATCACGGGCTCCTACGG GTGGACTTCGCCTGAGGGTTACCACTTCCTAGTACGGTACGTGGCCGATAAAGACGGCTACCGTGTCCTCGAGTCTAACGCTGTACCTGTCAACGCCGACGGTGTCTACGCCGACGGCAACCATGGCTCCTTCACCTCCCTCGAACAAGACGAATGA